The Thermoleophilum album genome includes a window with the following:
- a CDS encoding CBS domain-containing protein: protein MQVSEAMTSVVVTVGPQHTLRAAARLMAERGVGAAVVVDPDQPGYGIFTERDLMLSIGKGQDPDRERVADHLSSDLTFAAPEWSLERAAAAMIAGGFRHLVVVDGGELAGIISMRDIVRAWVQDGASCELPGAAQPSATSRAEG from the coding sequence ATGCAGGTCAGCGAGGCGATGACGAGCGTGGTGGTGACGGTTGGTCCACAACACACGCTGCGCGCAGCGGCACGGTTGATGGCGGAGCGCGGTGTCGGCGCGGCGGTGGTCGTCGACCCCGATCAGCCCGGCTACGGCATCTTCACTGAGCGCGACCTGATGCTCTCGATCGGCAAAGGCCAGGATCCCGACCGAGAGCGGGTGGCCGACCATCTCTCGAGCGACCTGACCTTCGCAGCGCCCGAGTGGTCGCTCGAACGCGCTGCCGCCGCGATGATCGCGGGTGGCTTCCGTCACCTCGTGGTCGTCGACGGTGGCGAACTCGCGGGCATCATCTCGATGCGCGACATCGTTCGCGCTTGGGTGCAAGACGGCGCTAGCTGCGAACTGCCCGGGGCTGCGCAGCCCAGCGCGACGTCTAGGGCTGAGGGCTGA
- a CDS encoding galactokinase, with translation MTEHSRAHFETRTPADARRQTDHSRSQQLVVRAPGRVNLIGEHTDHSGGLALPFATDLALRVVAERSPRPDPETPSRGACIVVRSRATGERVHVELPLADEPFGPASRARSPQLDQFVRAAIAELAARGIELPSARLEIDGDLPPGVGLSSSAALCLGLLVALAALAGVSFPDRLDLARLASRVEHRAGGAPGGLLDQLAILAGSPGTASLIDFATNQVEAVPLTLPGARLAILPSGERRALGASAYRARVEECAQAAQLLGVQHLARAPLEGVTELPEPLRSRARHVVEETARVHAAASALRGGDVERLGELLDASHRSLRDLFEVSTPALERTRAYARTAGAIGARLLGGGFGGVVLALFPAARPLPKEARPVRAADGLVIW, from the coding sequence ATGACCGAGCACTCGCGAGCGCACTTCGAGACCCGCACCCCTGCCGATGCGAGACGCCAGACGGATCACTCGCGTTCGCAGCAACTGGTGGTGCGGGCCCCGGGACGCGTGAACCTGATCGGCGAACACACCGATCACAGCGGCGGCCTCGCGCTGCCTTTCGCGACCGATCTCGCCTTGCGCGTCGTCGCCGAGCGGTCGCCGCGGCCAGATCCCGAGACACCGTCACGGGGCGCGTGCATCGTGGTGCGCTCGCGCGCAACCGGCGAACGCGTGCATGTCGAACTGCCGCTCGCCGACGAGCCCTTCGGGCCGGCGAGCAGGGCGCGCTCGCCGCAACTCGACCAGTTCGTGCGCGCCGCCATCGCCGAGCTCGCTGCTCGCGGCATCGAGCTCCCGAGCGCACGGCTCGAGATCGACGGCGACCTGCCGCCGGGAGTCGGTCTCTCCTCCTCGGCCGCGCTTTGTTTGGGGCTGCTGGTGGCACTCGCAGCCTTGGCGGGAGTGAGCTTCCCGGACCGCCTCGACCTTGCGCGCCTGGCGAGCCGCGTCGAGCACCGTGCCGGCGGCGCACCCGGCGGACTCCTCGACCAGCTCGCGATCCTCGCGGGATCACCAGGGACGGCGAGCCTCATCGACTTCGCCACGAACCAGGTCGAGGCCGTCCCGCTGACGCTGCCAGGCGCGCGTTTGGCGATTCTGCCCAGCGGCGAGCGGCGCGCGCTGGGTGCTTCGGCTTATCGCGCCCGCGTCGAGGAGTGCGCTCAGGCCGCCCAGCTACTGGGCGTCCAGCACCTCGCGCGCGCACCGTTGGAAGGCGTCACGGAGTTGCCGGAGCCGCTGCGCTCACGGGCTCGCCACGTGGTCGAAGAAACGGCGCGCGTGCACGCCGCAGCAAGTGCGCTGAGGGGCGGCGACGTGGAACGGCTGGGCGAGCTGCTCGATGCCTCTCACCGCAGCCTTCGCGACCTCTTCGAGGTGTCTACCCCCGCGCTCGAGCGCACCCGCGCGTACGCCCGCACCGCCGGGGCGATCGGTGCGCGGCTTCTCGGTGGCGGTTTCGGTGGCGTCGTGCTCGCGCTGTTTCCCGCCGCGCGCCCCCTACCGAAGGAAGCGCGGCCGGTGCGAGCGGCGGACGGGCTCGTGATCTGGTAA
- a CDS encoding ROK family protein, whose translation MASGDVRLSERGGEAAAAEEGPASGFVVGIDVGGTKIAAAAYPAAELRTVAELRQAPSPRLAERWETPDDAEALLDLMSELVERVARQCGPVSALGVGFPGGIEQATGRAVGAVNIRVGDLPLRAELERRLPGCRVAIDNDANVAAFAEAAVRDCSELLLLTLGTGVGGGVVSGGRLLRGADGLGAELGHFPIRADGPPCPGRCPNYGCVEALCSGQALERDAQQLAEAHPDGQIGRLLAAHGRVSARELAAAARAGDADALWLFERFARDLGIALAGYANVFQPRVIALGGGLGSAHDLFLPRALEEARQRALPHIWERCAVEPARAGEAAGTLGAALLAAAGAINP comes from the coding sequence GTGGCTAGCGGAGACGTACGGCTGAGCGAGCGGGGCGGCGAGGCTGCGGCGGCCGAGGAGGGTCCGGCCAGCGGTTTCGTTGTCGGCATCGACGTCGGGGGCACGAAGATCGCGGCGGCCGCCTACCCCGCCGCAGAGCTGCGCACGGTAGCCGAGCTACGGCAAGCGCCCAGTCCACGGCTCGCCGAGCGCTGGGAGACGCCGGACGACGCCGAAGCTCTGCTCGACTTGATGAGCGAGCTGGTCGAACGGGTCGCTCGCCAATGCGGTCCGGTCAGCGCCCTCGGGGTCGGCTTTCCGGGGGGTATCGAGCAGGCAACCGGACGCGCTGTTGGCGCCGTCAACATCCGGGTCGGAGATCTGCCGCTGCGCGCCGAGCTCGAGCGGCGGCTGCCCGGTTGCCGGGTTGCGATCGACAACGACGCCAACGTGGCGGCGTTCGCGGAGGCTGCCGTGCGCGACTGCTCGGAGCTCCTTTTGCTGACCCTCGGGACCGGCGTGGGCGGTGGCGTGGTGAGCGGCGGCCGCCTGTTGCGAGGCGCCGACGGCCTCGGTGCCGAGCTCGGGCATTTCCCGATCCGCGCTGACGGGCCGCCCTGTCCCGGGCGCTGCCCGAACTACGGCTGCGTCGAGGCTCTCTGCTCGGGTCAGGCACTCGAGCGCGACGCTCAGCAACTAGCCGAGGCGCATCCGGACGGTCAGATCGGTCGCCTGTTGGCCGCGCACGGCCGGGTAAGCGCACGCGAGCTGGCGGCGGCGGCACGCGCCGGCGACGCCGACGCTCTTTGGTTGTTCGAGCGCTTCGCGCGCGACCTCGGGATTGCGCTGGCGGGTTACGCCAACGTCTTCCAGCCGCGCGTGATTGCGCTCGGCGGAGGCCTCGGATCAGCGCACGATCTGTTCTTACCGCGGGCTCTCGAGGAAGCAAGGCAGCGAGCTTTGCCTCACATTTGGGAGCGCTGCGCGGTGGAACCGGCGCGCGCCGGAGAGGCAGCGGGAACGCTCGGCGCCGCGTTGCTCGCGGCGGCAGGCGCTATCAATCCATGA
- the tkt gene encoding transketolase, with protein MSDGEQRADTAAIDRLCIDTIRTLAIDAVEHAKSGHPGTPMALAPLAYTLYTRILRHSPQHPEWFNRDRLVLSAGHASMLLYAILYLTGYGLELEDIKRFRQLGSRTPGHPEYGVTPGVEVTTGPLGQGIGNAVGLALAERWAAERLNRPGFQIVDHYTYAICSDGDIQEGVSNEACALAGHLGLGRLIVFYDQNHISIDGDTALAMSEDVGARFAALGWHVQHLGEDVTPARICSAVEAAKAEGERPSLVILRTHIAEGSPNKRDTPQAHGAPLGEEEVRLTKRNLGWPTEEPFWVPQEALDHCRRCIERGRQWVAAWEQLVAAYEREHPEGYRLLELLRQRQLPEGWDRGQMPRFEKSSPAIATRKASHEALQWFAARVPHLVGGSADLASSTLAKIDEGGSVQRGRWGARNIHFGVREHAMGTIVNGLVLHGLRAFGATFLVFSDYMKPPIRLAALMGIPSTFVFSHDSIGLGEDGPTHQPIEHLPHLRALPNLYVVRPAGANETVLAWRFALRTSDRPVALVLTRQGVPVDDPDLVPDDAIERGAWIVSDPHDSEPDAVLIATGSEVHVALAAAEMLAAEGLAVRVVSMPCVERFLEQPLDWRERVLPSSCRARVAVEAAAPLGWERFVGTDGAVVAIDRFGESGPGKEVLAHFGFTPEHVAEVVRSVVERVARGSLAESQASRDS; from the coding sequence GTGAGCGACGGCGAGCAACGAGCGGACACGGCGGCCATCGATCGGCTCTGCATCGACACGATCCGGACACTCGCGATCGACGCCGTCGAGCACGCAAAGTCCGGTCACCCGGGGACGCCGATGGCGCTCGCCCCGCTCGCTTACACGCTGTACACGCGGATCCTCCGGCACAGCCCGCAGCACCCGGAATGGTTCAACCGCGATCGCCTCGTGCTTTCGGCGGGGCACGCCTCGATGCTGCTCTACGCGATCCTCTACCTGACCGGCTACGGACTCGAGCTCGAAGACATCAAGCGTTTCCGACAGCTCGGGTCGCGTACCCCCGGCCACCCGGAGTACGGCGTAACGCCCGGTGTCGAGGTGACCACCGGACCGCTCGGTCAGGGGATCGGCAACGCCGTCGGCTTGGCGCTGGCCGAGCGCTGGGCGGCCGAACGGTTAAACCGCCCCGGTTTCCAAATCGTCGACCACTACACCTACGCGATCTGCTCCGACGGCGACATCCAGGAGGGCGTATCCAACGAGGCCTGCGCGCTTGCCGGTCACCTCGGTCTCGGGCGGCTGATCGTCTTCTACGACCAGAACCACATCTCGATCGACGGCGACACCGCGCTCGCCATGTCCGAGGACGTAGGCGCGCGCTTCGCGGCCCTCGGCTGGCACGTTCAGCACCTCGGCGAAGACGTCACGCCGGCGCGCATCTGTAGCGCCGTCGAGGCCGCCAAAGCCGAAGGCGAGAGGCCTTCCCTGGTGATTTTGCGGACGCACATCGCCGAAGGCAGCCCAAACAAGCGCGACACCCCCCAGGCTCACGGTGCGCCGCTGGGCGAAGAGGAGGTCCGTCTCACCAAGCGCAACCTCGGGTGGCCGACCGAGGAGCCGTTCTGGGTCCCGCAGGAAGCGCTCGACCACTGTCGTCGCTGCATCGAGCGTGGTCGCCAGTGGGTGGCGGCGTGGGAGCAGTTGGTCGCTGCCTACGAGCGCGAGCATCCCGAGGGCTACCGGCTGCTCGAGCTTCTGCGCCAGCGACAGCTACCGGAGGGCTGGGACCGTGGCCAGATGCCCCGCTTCGAAAAAAGTTCTCCGGCGATTGCGACACGCAAGGCCTCGCACGAGGCGCTGCAGTGGTTCGCCGCCCGCGTGCCGCACCTGGTCGGCGGTTCCGCGGACCTAGCGAGCTCGACGCTCGCGAAGATCGACGAGGGCGGCAGCGTGCAGCGCGGTAGGTGGGGTGCCCGCAACATCCATTTCGGTGTTCGCGAGCACGCGATGGGGACGATCGTCAACGGACTCGTCCTGCACGGCCTGCGTGCCTTCGGCGCGACCTTCCTGGTCTTCAGCGACTACATGAAGCCACCCATCCGGCTCGCGGCGCTGATGGGGATCCCTTCGACGTTCGTGTTCTCGCACGATTCGATCGGGCTGGGCGAGGATGGCCCCACGCACCAGCCGATCGAGCACCTGCCGCACCTGAGGGCGCTACCGAACCTCTACGTAGTGCGGCCCGCCGGCGCCAACGAGACGGTTTTGGCCTGGCGGTTTGCGCTGCGCACGAGCGATCGTCCGGTAGCGCTGGTTCTCACCCGTCAGGGGGTACCGGTCGACGATCCCGATCTGGTGCCCGACGACGCGATCGAGCGCGGCGCGTGGATCGTCAGCGACCCGCACGACAGCGAGCCCGACGCGGTGCTGATCGCTACCGGGTCGGAAGTACACGTAGCGCTGGCGGCGGCCGAGATGCTCGCAGCCGAAGGACTCGCCGTGCGCGTCGTCTCGATGCCCTGCGTCGAGCGTTTCCTGGAGCAGCCCCTCGACTGGCGTGAGCGTGTGCTACCGAGCTCCTGCCGCGCGCGCGTGGCCGTGGAGGCGGCGGCGCCCCTGGGCTGGGAGCGTTTCGTCGGCACCGATGGCGCGGTGGTCGCGATCGATCGCTTCGGGGAGTCCGGACCCGGAAAGGAAGTCCTGGCCCACTTCGGGTTCACGCCCGAACACGTCGCGGAAGTCGTGCGCAGCGTGGTGGAGCGGGTGGCACGCGGCTCGCTGGCGGAGTCGCAGGCAAGCCGAGACTCCTAG
- a CDS encoding bifunctional transaldolase/phosoglucose isomerase: MTDSTTQVAANGRLAALIELGTSVWLDELGRELLERGELERLIAEDGLRGVTSNPAIFERAILAGSSYDQQIAELAASGLDAEAILEELVISDVRAACDRLRPVYEALGGADGFVSLEVSPHLARDTEGTLRQARDFWRRVARPNLMIKIPGTEEGLAAIEQATYEGINVNVTLLFSVAAYERVAEAYIRGMERRLREGLSLDVRSVASFFVSRVDTEVDRRLAASGREDLRGRAAVANARAAYRSFLRIFRGERFAALRAAGCPVQRPLWASTGVKDPAYPETFYVAALAGPDTVSTMPLKTLRACERELEVSGPTVEIDPSPDLTALAEAGIDLEEVAALLLEEGIDKFVRPFEQTLAGVARKAARALARDRAAAVALDRRARVAAADWLERGRSERLVERLLERDASAVGDPSWPELADRLGWVDAPARSLAELPRLRELAARLTAPGIDDVVLLGMGGSSLGAAALVTLGARDAASQQRRFHVLDSTHPRAVAALAATIEPQRTLLICASKSGTTLETISHLRFFAERIGDPGRIVAITDPGTPLAEQARRDGFAAIVAGDPEVGGRYSVLTVFGLVPALLAGVDPEPELKSAESVREALLADPTAALALGAAVGALAADRRYRLLLPIDEPTRVFTMWLEQLLAESSGKQGRGILPVPVVAADGRELAPRDAVRCLHAASEGARFPSAPEGTYDSPLPTVAVAGQGLGGAFFLWETATAVACRVLEVNPFDQPNVQEAKEATKSALAQGSRAPSEESEAALRLLRSTRPPSYVAFQAFLPPSPQLDRAGDELCAAVMRATGCAATFGYGPRYLHSTGQLHKGGPPEGVFVQLLDDDPYDLAIPGADYGFRALIEAQAAGDRAALEARGRPVVSLRLTGDPAAALAALAREITV, encoded by the coding sequence ATGACCGATTCGACGACGCAGGTCGCCGCCAACGGGCGTCTCGCCGCCCTGATCGAGCTGGGGACGAGCGTCTGGCTCGACGAGCTTGGTCGCGAGCTGCTCGAGCGCGGCGAGCTGGAGCGGCTGATCGCCGAGGACGGGCTGCGCGGTGTCACCTCCAACCCAGCGATCTTCGAGCGCGCGATCCTCGCCGGATCGAGCTACGACCAACAGATCGCCGAGCTGGCGGCTTCCGGGCTGGATGCCGAGGCGATCCTCGAGGAGCTCGTCATCAGCGACGTACGCGCCGCCTGCGACCGTTTGCGGCCCGTGTATGAAGCCCTTGGCGGAGCCGACGGCTTCGTCTCGCTGGAGGTCTCCCCGCACCTAGCGCGCGACACCGAGGGGACCTTGCGCCAGGCACGGGACTTTTGGCGGCGGGTCGCGCGACCCAACCTGATGATCAAGATCCCGGGCACCGAGGAGGGGCTCGCCGCGATCGAGCAGGCGACCTACGAGGGGATCAACGTCAACGTCACCCTGCTGTTCTCGGTAGCTGCCTACGAGCGCGTCGCCGAGGCCTACATCCGAGGGATGGAACGACGCCTACGTGAGGGGTTGTCGCTCGACGTGCGATCGGTCGCTTCGTTCTTCGTCTCGCGCGTCGACACCGAAGTCGATCGGCGACTCGCGGCGAGCGGTCGGGAAGACCTGCGTGGTCGGGCGGCGGTCGCTAACGCGCGGGCGGCTTACCGCTCCTTCCTACGGATCTTCCGGGGCGAGCGCTTCGCCGCCCTCCGCGCTGCCGGATGCCCCGTCCAGCGGCCCCTGTGGGCGTCCACCGGGGTGAAGGATCCGGCCTACCCCGAAACCTTTTACGTCGCTGCGCTCGCCGGTCCCGACACGGTCTCGACGATGCCGCTGAAGACGCTGCGGGCGTGCGAGCGCGAGCTCGAGGTCTCGGGACCGACGGTGGAGATCGACCCCAGCCCGGATCTGACGGCGCTTGCCGAGGCCGGTATTGACCTCGAGGAAGTCGCGGCGCTCCTGCTCGAGGAGGGGATCGACAAGTTCGTGCGGCCGTTCGAGCAGACGCTGGCTGGCGTCGCCCGCAAGGCTGCCCGGGCGCTTGCGCGGGACCGTGCTGCGGCGGTCGCGCTCGATCGACGCGCGCGGGTCGCGGCGGCCGATTGGCTCGAACGCGGTCGCAGCGAACGGCTCGTCGAGAGGCTTTTGGAGCGCGACGCCAGCGCCGTCGGCGACCCGTCCTGGCCGGAGCTCGCCGACCGCCTCGGTTGGGTCGACGCACCGGCGCGTTCGCTGGCGGAGCTGCCGAGGCTCCGTGAACTCGCGGCGCGCCTGACCGCGCCGGGTATCGACGACGTCGTGCTGCTCGGCATGGGCGGTTCCAGCCTCGGTGCGGCCGCGCTGGTCACACTCGGCGCGCGCGACGCCGCGAGCCAGCAGCGCCGTTTCCACGTCCTCGACTCAACGCACCCGCGGGCGGTTGCCGCGCTCGCCGCGACGATCGAACCCCAGCGCACCCTGCTGATCTGCGCGTCGAAGTCCGGCACGACCCTCGAGACCATCTCGCACCTGCGGTTCTTTGCCGAACGGATCGGTGATCCGGGGCGCATCGTGGCGATCACCGATCCGGGCACGCCGCTCGCAGAGCAAGCGCGACGTGACGGCTTCGCGGCGATCGTGGCGGGAGACCCCGAAGTCGGCGGGCGCTACTCGGTGCTGACCGTTTTCGGGCTCGTGCCGGCTCTGCTCGCGGGCGTTGATCCGGAGCCGGAGCTCAAGTCTGCAGAGAGCGTGCGGGAGGCATTGCTCGCGGACCCGACCGCTGCGCTTGCGCTTGGTGCCGCGGTCGGTGCGCTCGCCGCCGATCGGCGCTACCGACTGCTGCTGCCGATCGACGAACCCACCCGCGTGTTCACGATGTGGCTCGAGCAGCTGCTCGCTGAGTCGAGCGGCAAGCAGGGTCGCGGCATCTTGCCGGTGCCGGTTGTCGCGGCTGACGGTCGGGAACTCGCGCCGCGCGACGCTGTCCGGTGCTTGCATGCCGCAAGCGAGGGTGCGCGCTTCCCGAGCGCCCCGGAGGGCACCTACGACTCCCCGCTGCCGACCGTCGCGGTCGCCGGCCAAGGTCTCGGCGGCGCGTTCTTCTTGTGGGAGACAGCAACGGCAGTCGCTTGCCGAGTGCTCGAGGTCAACCCGTTCGACCAACCGAACGTGCAAGAGGCCAAGGAGGCCACGAAAAGCGCGCTTGCTCAGGGTTCGCGGGCGCCCAGCGAAGAAAGCGAAGCAGCGCTCAGGCTGCTGCGCTCGACGCGTCCGCCCAGTTACGTCGCGTTCCAAGCGTTCCTACCGCCTAGCCCGCAGCTCGATCGTGCGGGGGACGAGCTTTGCGCGGCGGTGATGCGGGCCACTGGATGCGCCGCCACCTTCGGTTACGGTCCCCGCTACCTGCACTCCACCGGACAGCTGCACAAAGGAGGGCCGCCGGAGGGCGTCTTCGTGCAGCTGCTCGACGACGATCCTTACGACCTCGCGATCCCCGGTGCCGACTACGGTTTCCGGGCGTTGATCGAGGCGCAGGCAGCTGGTGACCGCGCGGCGCTCGAGGCGCGGGGGCGTCCGGTGGTCTCGCTGCGCCTTACCGGTGACCCCGCTGCCGCGCTCGCCGCTCTCGCCCGCGAGATCACAGTGTGA
- the gnd gene encoding phosphogluconate dehydrogenase (NAD(+)-dependent, decarboxylating): MSAELRGLGIVGLGRMGRGMAGRVAERAPELAVVGFDRSAEARQQAAGEGLVVAASLGELVARLPRPRALWLMVPAGEATDAALAEAAALVERGELLVDGGNSRYTDTLRRAEELRRAGILFADVGVSGGVWGREVGYCLMVGGESQAFELLEPALRALAPDPHPQFGAGYAHVGPIGAGHFVKMVHNGIEYALMQGYAEGFALLREGPFELDLEQVARLWMQGSVVRSWLLELIARALHDGGIDELEPWVEDSGEGRWTLQQALDDAVPTPAIAAALFARFASRGRDDFQGRLLAALRNQFGGHPVRRAERAIPGDQAHGAG; this comes from the coding sequence ATGAGCGCCGAGCTGCGCGGCCTCGGAATCGTCGGGCTCGGACGCATGGGCCGCGGCATGGCGGGGCGCGTCGCGGAACGCGCACCCGAGCTCGCAGTCGTCGGCTTCGACCGTAGCGCTGAAGCGCGCCAACAGGCGGCGGGCGAGGGTCTCGTCGTCGCCGCCTCGCTCGGCGAGCTGGTTGCGCGCCTGCCGCGTCCGCGCGCGCTGTGGCTGATGGTGCCCGCAGGCGAGGCGACCGATGCCGCACTCGCTGAGGCGGCGGCCCTTGTCGAGCGCGGCGAATTACTCGTTGACGGCGGCAACTCCCGCTACACCGACACCCTCCGGCGGGCCGAGGAGCTGCGGCGAGCGGGCATCCTCTTCGCCGACGTCGGGGTCAGCGGTGGCGTTTGGGGCCGTGAAGTCGGCTACTGCCTGATGGTCGGCGGCGAGTCGCAGGCCTTCGAACTGCTCGAGCCGGCGCTACGAGCGCTCGCACCCGACCCGCACCCGCAGTTCGGGGCGGGCTATGCGCACGTCGGTCCGATCGGCGCCGGCCACTTCGTGAAGATGGTCCACAACGGCATCGAGTACGCCTTGATGCAGGGCTATGCGGAAGGGTTTGCGCTGCTGCGCGAAGGCCCGTTCGAGCTCGACCTCGAGCAGGTGGCGCGACTCTGGATGCAGGGGTCGGTGGTGCGCTCGTGGCTGCTCGAGCTGATCGCCCGGGCATTGCACGACGGGGGCATCGACGAGCTCGAACCGTGGGTGGAGGATTCAGGCGAGGGTCGCTGGACGCTCCAGCAGGCGCTCGACGACGCCGTGCCGACGCCCGCGATCGCCGCCGCCCTGTTCGCGCGTTTCGCCTCGCGCGGCCGCGACGACTTCCAGGGACGCCTGCTGGCGGCGCTGCGCAACCAGTTCGGCGGGCACCCGGTGCGACGCGCCGAACGCGCGATCCCCGGCGATCAAGCGCACGGAGCCGGCTAG
- the zwf gene encoding glucose-6-phosphate dehydrogenase — translation MAVVERRRNPLTEGLERPVAAPTALVIFGATGDLARRKLLPAVYNLAHDGALPHGFRLIGVARGELDDQGYRELIATAVERFSRRRPDRDVLARLLELATYEPGSFDDSELYVRLRQRLERFDRDDCLRHNRIFYLATAPAFFAPIVEALGAAELTRLEEAEVRAVVEKPIGRSLDEARELNRRLRAVLEERQIYRIDHYLGKETVQNILALRFANGLFEPFWNRNYVDYVQITVAEDIGIEGRAGYYESSGALRDLVQNHMLQLLALIAMEPPVRFAADPVRDEKAKVLRAVRPPAPQQIDEATVRGQYVRGVVEGEEVPGYREEDGVDPQSRTETYVALRLAVENWRWAGVPFYLRTGKRLVRKLTEIALTLKPVPHLAFQAEGGIAQQNEIVLSVQPNEGVAISINAKIPGSRMQMRPVKLEFLYGSTFLSESPEAYERLILDAMLGDATLFTREDEVAAQWAICQPILDAWARKGEPPLPYQAGSEGPAAANRILLPGHRWRRL, via the coding sequence GTGGCGGTCGTCGAGCGGCGCCGCAATCCGCTGACCGAGGGCCTCGAGCGGCCCGTTGCGGCTCCGACCGCGCTCGTCATCTTCGGTGCGACCGGCGATCTCGCACGGCGCAAGCTGCTGCCAGCGGTTTACAACCTGGCTCACGACGGCGCCTTGCCGCACGGTTTCCGCCTGATCGGGGTAGCGCGCGGCGAACTCGACGATCAGGGTTACCGCGAGCTGATTGCGACCGCCGTCGAGCGCTTCTCGCGCCGGCGGCCGGACCGCGACGTGCTGGCTCGGCTGCTCGAGCTAGCCACGTACGAACCCGGCAGCTTCGACGACAGCGAGCTCTACGTGCGGCTCCGACAGCGGCTCGAGCGGTTCGACCGCGACGACTGCCTCCGCCACAACCGCATCTTCTACCTCGCCACCGCCCCTGCCTTTTTTGCGCCGATCGTGGAGGCTCTCGGCGCGGCCGAGCTTACGCGGCTGGAGGAGGCGGAGGTGCGGGCGGTGGTCGAAAAACCGATCGGCCGCAGCCTGGACGAGGCCCGGGAGCTCAACCGCCGTCTGCGCGCCGTGCTTGAGGAGCGCCAGATCTACCGCATCGACCACTACCTCGGCAAAGAGACGGTTCAGAACATCCTCGCGCTGCGCTTCGCGAACGGATTGTTCGAGCCGTTCTGGAACCGCAACTACGTGGACTACGTGCAGATCACGGTCGCCGAGGACATCGGCATCGAAGGGCGCGCCGGCTACTACGAGAGCTCGGGGGCGCTGCGCGACCTCGTTCAGAACCACATGCTCCAGCTGCTCGCCTTGATCGCGATGGAGCCGCCGGTGCGTTTTGCGGCAGATCCCGTGCGCGACGAGAAGGCGAAAGTTCTGCGCGCCGTGCGCCCACCGGCGCCGCAACAGATTGACGAGGCAACGGTGCGCGGCCAGTACGTGCGCGGGGTGGTCGAGGGAGAGGAGGTTCCGGGCTACCGGGAGGAGGACGGCGTCGACCCGCAATCCCGCACCGAGACCTACGTGGCGCTCCGCCTGGCGGTGGAGAACTGGCGCTGGGCGGGTGTGCCCTTCTACCTACGCACCGGCAAGCGACTGGTGCGCAAGCTGACGGAGATCGCGCTCACGCTGAAGCCCGTCCCGCACCTTGCCTTCCAAGCCGAGGGCGGTATCGCCCAGCAGAACGAGATCGTGCTTTCCGTGCAGCCGAACGAGGGCGTGGCGATCTCGATCAACGCGAAGATCCCCGGCAGTCGCATGCAGATGCGACCGGTGAAGCTTGAGTTCCTCTACGGCAGCACCTTTCTGTCGGAGTCGCCGGAGGCCTACGAGCGCCTGATCCTCGATGCGATGCTCGGCGACGCAACCCTGTTCACGCGCGAGGACGAGGTCGCTGCCCAGTGGGCGATCTGCCAGCCGATACTCGATGCCTGGGCGCGCAAGGGCGAGCCGCCTTTGCCCTACCAGGCAGGGTCGGAGGGACCAGCGGCCGCCAACCGCATCCTCTTGCCGGGGCACCGCTGGCGGCGTCTCTGA